Proteins encoded by one window of Dyella humicola:
- a CDS encoding GlsB/YeaQ/YmgE family stress response membrane protein: protein MHWLWVFIVGLVVGIIAKALTPGKEAMGFIITAILGIAGSFLSTYIGEKLGWWGETGLVHFLGSIGGAVILLAIYHFLFRRNAST from the coding sequence ATGCATTGGCTATGGGTATTCATTGTCGGTCTGGTTGTAGGCATCATCGCCAAGGCGTTGACGCCGGGAAAAGAAGCGATGGGGTTCATCATTACCGCCATCCTGGGCATCGCCGGTTCGTTCCTCTCCACCTATATCGGGGAGAAGCTCGGGTGGTGGGGCGAAACGGGCCTGGTGCATTTCCTGGGATCGATCGGCGGCGCGGTCATTCTGCTGGCGATTTACCACTTCCTGTTCAGGCGCAACGCCTCGACGTGA